AAAAAGTTATATCACACtagaaatgttaaatctgtttcccTGTTCATAGATGTTTCCAGACTTGCtgtgtttctgcagcaatttctgttgagTAGTTTTAGATTTCCAGTGTTTGTAGCACTTTGATTTGGTTTGGCCCTTAATTGCCTGAAAGACTGATATTGAAAAAGACTGTGGTGGCCTCCGTTCTGATGGTTGCTTAGTGCCCTGTTCTATacttcatttctgtttttgtagacCTGGGTGGTCAGAAAGGAATCTGCAATGCTTTCTGTCTCCCCCCCAGCGGAAGTCCTGAAAACCTGATGAAGTTTCCGATATCAGTACCTCTGATTCCCTTACAAACCTCGAAATTCTAAACTATCATCACTTTTCAAAGACCATGATCCATCAGTCTATGACAGTGAGCAATTCAATTTCATTGGCAAGAAATGAGAATTCAACAAATTCTACCTTTTGTTTTCAGACCTTTGGCCAACTTGGTTCTTTtacattttttctttaaatatcatCTCTGCAGAGCCTGTTGTCTTTTAaattgtgtgaatgtgtatgtttgGGATTAAGGTTCCAATTCCAGTTAGTAACCTATATTTAAATTGGTGTTCAAtcgttattttaaaaataaattttgttCTAATTAACAGATTGTTCTGAACTTATTAAAGAAACTTGGTGAAAATCTATTCTATTCTAGACAATAGTACAAAGGGGACTCAATATGATATTTTGAAATGATTGAATTTATACTAACAGGGCAACTAATGATAGAATATTGGGGCTTGAATATTAGTGTATTCCTTCCATCATAGTTGTAACACAATGCATACATGACATTTATCTATGCACTGCTTGCCATGATCTTGAATATGAAAGAAATGCAAAGTTGTGATGCTGCAGGTTAAGGTAACAATGTGCATTTTGCCACAGGAGTAACACAGATACAATAAGCATTCTCCATTATTATGGAGTAAATTTGAAGACAACTTCCTTCTATAACTGTATCTTGCTGATAGACTTGGCATTGAAATCCATTTAAGGATATGAAGATGCTGAACTTATCAAGTAATTACCCACCAAACTCAATAAACAGAAGTTAGGGTTTGTGTATTCAAGTCTTAAGTAAAATTTGCAATGGTGTGATAAGTCATTGAACTACCAAACAAATATTTTGATGTTGAAAGTGTAATTTTGCAAGTGTGAAGTTTTATTCCTTAATTACATTAGAGATTTTATCCTTCTATCTCATCATGCACCCTTAAGTCTGCCTTTTTCCACTCTTTAGTTTACTTCCTGTGACTGATTTTACAACAAAAAATGAtttaaaattttatttgataGTTTGTACTCTGCAACTGAAAAATTCAGTTTTATAGTTTTACTCGCATGGTTGCTGTTTGATCTAAAATTGGTATCCACCTGCTCACTTCCGGTGTGGTCTATGCCAAATGCCATCCTGGCAAGGGTGGCTGGTATGACCATGCCAAGTTTGCATTGGAATTGTGCAGTGCAAGCATTCTGAGATCTTGGTCAGAATGTAACATTAGCTTGATACCAAAGAAGTCATTGGTCTAGTTAAGACCCTCTCTTAAACCTGCACAGCTGTGCAAGATTTCAGCAGCATGAAGGATGCTCTCAGCAGTGCTACTTAAAGGGATATGCAACAACTTATAGGCTGTTTGCTTCTCAGTTTTCTACTtgttctgtttgtgtttgtggAAGTGCTGAATGTTTTGAGAAATTTTCCAGTGGACAAAGACTGCCggtgtgtcaaaatcctggaaccccctCCCTAACAGAATCATTGGTCCATCTACACCAAATGAATGGAGCCAttcaaaaaagcagctcaccaacaccttctcaaaggcaataggTGGTGGAAGTATATCATGGATCAGCCAAGGACATCCACATGCCATGAGtgaaaagaaaatacaaattttaaCTAATCATCtttgtgcatttccagcagttTGCTGATTTTCATTGGAGGGAAGTGCACTCTGTCTAACAACCAAACCTGAAATTGTTTGACTTTATACTGCATTCAATGTTGGTGGTAGTGGTCTGTGCTAGCTGACTGGCAGGAAACAGCATGGAGACTGGCAGAGAGGTACTTTCAtttattattctttcatgggatgtgaataaTGGCTGTTGGAGCAACACTTATTGTCCGTCCCCAAATGCCCTTGAGAAAAtagtacaacaccaggttatagtccaacaggtttatttggaagtgccaACTTTAGGAGCattgctccctcatcaggtggttgtggagcaagatcataagacccagaatttatagcaaaagattatagtgtcatgtaaCTGCAATGAaaaattgaacaaacctagagtctttcatcttttagaataggttgcagtTTTGGTTTATTAATACgtaaaccccagaacttcttttaagtcacattgtcaagataacttaaggttttatattttaaaaaatctcagctcagacaatgtatgaaaggtgtgaggttagagtctgtctgtatctcaatgttgagtcagactggttctatttccaaagttggAATTAATAAAATGgtgcatggattgactgcctacagattgtgtactttttgagcaaaataaaatgtatctgcaaatacaattctgcaaacgcaaattcaccccatagtcttatgtgtgtgtgtgtgtgtgtgtgtgtgtgtgcatgagagtgtgagagtatgcatgtgtatgcatgtgagagtaagtgcatgtgagagagtatgtgtttttgtgtgtgtgtgcttggtagagtgtgtaaTGGAGTATTAACTTGTGAGAggatgtgtgcatgggtgtgagtgtggggggtgtatgtgtgcgtatgagaaagagcatgtgtatgagacaGGATCTGCATgaatgtgtgagtatgtaagaatgtgtgtgtatgtgtgtttgtgtgcgtgttagagtgtatagtgtagtggggtcacctgtagtgtgacatgaacccaaggttgtggttgaggccatccccatgagtaccgaacttggctatcagcctctgctcggccactccgTGTTGTTACatatcccaaagtctgccttggaggatgattGGTGGCTGAATGTCTCTgcccactgaagtgttccccgcctgggagggaacatctctgtctggtgattgttgcgcggtgtccattcatccattgttggagTATCTGCTTGATcccgccaatgtaccatgcctcagggcatccttgtctgcagtgtattagatagacaatgttggtcgaatcacatgagtacctgccgcacATATGTTGGGTGATATCCCCATGTGTAAATGGAGTATCCATGTCGGCACTCTGAACCATATTAATGAACctaaacctgcaactcattctaacagatgaaagacttaacagcaatttagatttgttcaatatattgtttcagttgcatgacagtgtgatcttttgcgataaattctgtgtcttatgatcctgctccacggttacctgatgaaggagcagcactccgaaagctggtgcttccaaataaacctgttggactataacctggtttgtgtgattttcaattttgtccaccgcagtccaacactggcacctccacatcttgagaAAATAGTCAAGGCTACTTTCTTGCTCATACAcacaccctcctcctcctccctgcacTCCCAATATGAGAGGCAGGCTGGGAAAAGAGGAatttcgacatttcgggcaaaagcccttcatcaggaatgaggaaagtgtgtccagcaggctaagataaaaggaagggaggagggacttgggggaggggcgatggagatgcgataggtggaaggaggtcaaggtgagggtgataggccggagtggggtgggggcggagaggtcaggaagaaaattgcaggttaggggggcggtgctgagttcgagggatgtctcagtcgattccctcgaactcagcaccgcccccctaacctgcaattttcttcctgacctctccgcccccaccccactccggcctatcaccctcaccttgacctccttccacctatcgcatctccattgtccctccctcaagtccctcctccctaccttttaccttagcctgctggacacactttcctcattcctgatgaagggcttttgcccgaaacgtcgaatttcctgttccttggatgctgcctgacctgctgcgctttaaccagcaacacattttcagctctgatctccagcatctgcagacctcactttttaactcGGAAAAGAGGAATGcccaggctgaaaaacaacccacttCAAACCCCCACTTTAATGTGAATTCTACTAAGGCCAGTTCCGAGTACGCCTCACCAGaaatgagtcaagagtgtggtactggaaaagcacagccagtcaggcagcatccgaggagcaggagatttgatgtttcggacataaacccttaatcagaaatgaggattgtgggctgggggggctgagagataaatgggagtggggtggggctggggagaaaggtagctgggaatgcgatagacaGATGAAcgtggggagaaggtgataggtcggagaggagggtggagtggatagatgggataGGCAATGGAGAggccaagagggtggtgctgagttggatgcttgggactaggataaggtgggggggggtggggaaagaggTAATGAGGAAACTTgcgaaatccacattaatcctgtgggGTTGCAGGGTCTTAaggaagaagatgaggcattcttcctccagggatCAGGTGGTATGGGTTTTTGGCAATGGAGATGGTCCAGGACttgcgtgtccttggtggagtggaatggggggagttgaagtgttcagccatgcggtggtggggttgggtggtgcaggtgtcccagagatgttctttgaaacgatctgcaagttggcgcCCTGTCTCCACGACATAGAGGAAACCACACCGGGTGCAAAGGATACAGTAGATGAAgtgtacaggtaaatttctgccggttgtggaaggatgctttggggccatggacagaggtgaggggggaggtgtggacacaggttttgcacttcctgcggggGCAGGGGAAGATACTAGGAGTGAGGtaaggggtgtggatctgacaagggagtcatggagggaatggtctctccggaacgctgataggggtggggaaggaaatatatccctagtggtggggtctgtttatggatggcggaggatgatgcgatgtatacggaggttgttgggtggaaggtgaggaccggggcaGGGGTGTGTGGGAGGTTTTGTCCTGgttgccctccccacccctatcagcgttctggagagaccaaTCTCTCTgggactcccttgtcagatccacgtcCACCAcctgccctcaccccactcccggcaccttcccttgccactgcagaaagtgcaaaacctgcacccacacctccccccttcacttccgtctaaggccccaaaggatcatttCACATCCAAAAGAAATTTACCAGTACTTCCACACACCTCATCTActatatccgttgcacccgatgtagtctcctctacattggggagacaggatgccaacttgcagattgtttcagtgaacatctctgggacacctgcaccaaccaaccccaccaccacagtggctgaacacttcaactccccccatcccactccaccaaggacatgcaggtcctggacctcttCTATCTCCAAACCCTAACTACccgacacctggagaaagaacacctcattttccgccttgggaccctgcagctccatgggattaatgtggattttaccagtttcctcattttccctcccccgaccttatcccagtcccaggcCTCatacttggcaccaccctcttgacctgtccattgtctttcccatctatccactccatcctcttttCTGACCTATAACCTTCtcccctaccttcatctatctattgcattctcagctaccttcccacccagccccaccccttcccatttttctctcagcctccccagcccacaagcctcattcttgatgaagggtttatgcccgaaatgtcgattctcctgcccctcggatgctgcctgaccacatttccagcaccacattcttgactctgatctccagcatctgcagtcctcacagagggtggtacatgtatggaacgagctgccagaggaagtggtggaggctggtacaattgcaacatttaaaaggcatttggatgggtatatgaataggaagggtttggagggatatgggccgggtactggcaggtgggactagattgggttgggatatctggtcagcatggacgggttggactgaatggtctgtttccatgctgtacatctctatgactctatgactcacttTCTTCCACCAGATATGAACCAAGATCAATATTATTAAACTTAATTCCTGAGTTTGGCCTGTTCTCCACCCACATTCCTATTAAGGACTTTGGACCTCATTTCTCTGTCCAGCTCAGCTTCTTAACTGATAAGGTAAATAAAATGTTCTATTAGTTAACCCTTTGCTTTTCATTTAAAggtcatttttgtaaaccttaacTTTCTGAAATTTGCTCATGTCCCCCACTCCACCAAGTTAGAGAGAAATTGTAAAGTGGGTCCAGCGTCCGAAAAGCTTGGGCAACCCTGTTCTGGAGGGCTATGAATGGGTAAAGAATAATTGCATATCATAAAGTCCTGTGCCTGATTTTCAAAAGTTATTTATTCATGGGTTATGTACATTGCTGGTAATATCATGTATAATTCAGTCCAACctgctcttgagaaagtggtggtgaaagttcatcttcttgaactactgcagtctgaATTATCAAGGTATTTCCACAGCGATTGGatagggtgttccaggatttttatcCGGCAACACCTGAGAAACAGTGATACAATTGATGCCAGTTAGTGTGTAGCTTGGAGGAGAAGGTTTGCTAAGGACGTGCCGTGTCACATGGTTGCCAACTCTGAGCTTCTAAATCTGCTCTGAGTGTATCCCACACAGTACAAATGAAGGATGTTCTCAGTGAGTAGGACTTCATTCTCACGTGTGGTTCTCTCCAAATAATACTGTCATGGACTGTGGCAGCTCTATTTTATAAACCCTCAATGTTTATGGTTTGGGTTTATCCAACTAATTCCAAGTTACAAAGTATTTCAGTTATGCATGTTTGCCCAGTAGTGACTGGAATTAAAGTGGTCAAGTTCATGATAATGCTACTGAGGAGAAGAAACATTTATCCATCCACCTGAGCTGAACTGAATTTAGATCCAAAGAGGACCACATTTTAATAAACCACAATGGCATCCAGTTCACAGATTCCTATTGACCTAAATCTATGACGTCGCACTTTCTTGCGGAACAATACTCAGAAGAGTTGGTGCAGTTGACTAGAGACCAGTCTTCACCTCAGGGATCTAAGCTTTAACCTATCTCAGACATGAAGAGTCAAAATTTTCAAGGAGCATGACGCAGAAAATAAGATTGGTTAGTCTATACTGGCACTATGTGCACTCAATGTTCCCATAGTTTACATTGATAATTAAAAACTTAATTAAATCTTTGAGATTATTCTAGCCAGTAGAACCAATCAGAATATCAGGCAATTGTcactcatttatttttatttttacttgaACAGGGTTCCAGAAAGAAAACATCATAAATTTCATGTTTCTATTTGAATCAATCTAAGGCATTCACTGCTGCTAGTGCACTAAATTCATTGTCATTTTACTTGTATCTAGAACCATACCATACAGGAAGTCACATAATCCATAAAGTGACAGTTTTTTGAAAGAGCTAACCACTAAATTGCACTACCTTTATTGTTTGCCCAAAGCTCTACAGTATTTTTTTCTCATTCAGGTATATATCCAATTTTCATTTTAAAGTATGGAGTTGCTTCCACCACATTTCAAACATAGTCTTCCAGATTATAACAATACATAATAGATTAatgtaaattgaaacaaaatGTTTAAAGGCACAGGTATAGAAATAATGATCAAAACTTTTAAGCATTATTGTACTGTTTAAAACATGACTATGATTATGATGCTAACTATATTTTGCATCACAGGATCCATTAGGATTCCAAACTTGGAGTTAAATGaaaagtagaaagtgaggactgcagatgctggagatcagagttgagagtgcggtactggaaaagcacagcgggtcaggcagcatccgaggaacaagagaattgacgtttcgggcataatccctccATTAGGAGTTTTCTGTGCAGATTCCCAATTTACAAGCTTCACAATGCTTTTTCTCATGTGGTCCCTGGACTTCGACATTACTTTCACACCAGGTTGTGTGTTTTTCAATGCTTTCATGATAACATCGTTGCCGGATCTTTGCTATTAAGCGATTCAGAACTTGCTTGATATTTTCTTCATCAAAAACGGGTTCTACAAAGTTAGCTTCTATAGCATGATTTTGTCGGCACTGCTGTTTGCAGAATCGAACCTTCACTTCTCCTTCCCCATTCTGCAGTTTCATGCTGAAAATAATCAGTGCCTTTGCAGAGGCCCATTTATTGGGGCAGGTTGAGCAGTGAAATCTGAAAAAACAAGAAATAAATCATCAGTTATTCGCTCCAAAAATAAAGTAATTTACACAAGGTTCTCACTTCTTTATAAATTCAGAATGTGCCTGGCTCTCAACCAGGGATGTAGCAAAGAAATGTAACAATAGTAATAAACATG
The Hemiscyllium ocellatum isolate sHemOce1 chromosome 13, sHemOce1.pat.X.cur, whole genome shotgun sequence DNA segment above includes these coding regions:
- the LOC132821497 gene encoding receptor-transporting protein 3-like isoform X2, encoding MIVRKEMQANRFHCSTCPNKWASAKALIIFSMKLQNGEGEVKVRFCKQQCRQNHAIEANFVEPVFDEENIKQVLNRLIAKIRQRCYHESIEKHTTWCESNVEVQGPHEKKHCEACKLGICTENS
- the LOC132821497 gene encoding receptor-transporting protein 3-like isoform X1, which produces MNVNWVRLFNSKVSDLEYSDHWNIIKDDNLLPSRSPTGCNFYKTSSFARFHCSTCPNKWASAKALIIFSMKLQNGEGEVKVRFCKQQCRQNHAIEANFVEPVFDEENIKQVLNRLIAKIRQRCYHESIEKHTTWCESNVEVQGPHEKKHCEACKLGICTENS